One genomic segment of Sparus aurata chromosome 24, fSpaAur1.1, whole genome shotgun sequence includes these proteins:
- the rcbtb1 gene encoding RCC1 and BTB domain-containing protein 1 isoform X3, with amino-acid sequence MFAWGHNGYSQVGNGTTNQGLSPVLVTANLQNKKVREVACGSHHSMALTHDGEVFAWGYNNCGQIGSGSTANQPYPRKVTGCLQGKTSVGITCGQTSSMAVIENGEVYGWGYNGNGQLGIGNNGNQLTPCRLAGLQGLCIQQIVSGYGHCLALTDEGLLYAWGANTYGQLGTGNKSNHLSPVQIMADKERVVEVAACHSTHTSAAKTQSGQVYMWGQCRGQSIVIPHLTHFTNTDDVFACFATPSVMWRLMSVEPDDFLTVAEALRKEFDSPETADLKFSVDSKYIHVHKAVLKIRCEHFRSMFRSQWTEDQQEVIEIGQFSYPVYRSFLQFLYTDTVDLPPEDAIGLLDLATSYCENRLKRLCQQIIKRGITVDNAFTLLSAAIRYDAEDLEVFCFRFCVNHLTQVTQTGAFWQVDGAMLKEFICRASRCGAFKN; translated from the exons ATGTTTGCTTGGGGGCACAATGGCTACAGTCAGGTTGGGAATGGCACTACCAATCAGGGACTGTCCCCGGTGCTGGTCACCGCTAACCTACAGAACAAGAAAGTGAGAGAAGTGGCGTGTGGCTCGCACCACTCCATGGCCCTCACTCACGACGGAGAG GTCTTTGCATGGGGTTATAATAACTGTGGCCAGATTGGTTCAGGCTCGACGGCCAACCAGCCCTACCCCAGGAAAGTCACCGGCTGCCTGCAGGGTAAGACTTCAGTGGGCATCACATGTGGACAGACCTCCTCTATGGCTGTGATCGAGAACGGAGAG gTTTATGGCTGGGGCTATAATGGTAACGGTCAGCTGGGTATTGGTAACAATGGAAACCAGCTGACACCCTGCCGCCTCGCTGGACTCCAAGGGCTGTGCATTCAACAG ATTGTATCCGGCTATGGCCACTGCCTGGCACTAACCGACGAGGGGCTGTTGTACGCCTGGGGAGCAAACACCTACGGCCAGCTGGGAACTGGCAACAAGAGCAACCACCTCAGCCCCGTTCAGATCATGGCTGACAAAGAGAG GGTTGTAGAGGTTGCAGCTTGCCATTCAACACACACTTCTGCAGCCAAGACCCAAAGTGGGCAG GTGTATATGTGGGGTCAGTGCAGGGGTCAGTCCATCGTCATTCCACACCTCACGCACTTTACCAACACCGACGATGTCTTCGCCTGCTTCGCCACGCCCTCCGTCATGTGGAGGCTCATGTCtgtgg AGCCCGATGACTTCCTGACTGTGGCGGAGGCTCTGAGGAAGGAGTTCGACAGTCCAGAAACTGCTGACCTGAAATTCAGCGTTGACAGCAAATACATTCACGTGCACAAAGCTGTGCTGAAGATCAG GTGTGAACATTTCCGGTCCATGTTTCGCTCCCAGTGGACAGAGGACCAGCAGGAGGTGATCGAGATCGGCCAGTTCTCGTACCCTGTCTACAGGTCCTTCCTGCAGTTTCTCTACACAGACACTGTTGACCTTCCACCGGAAGACGCCATTG GCCTGCTGGACCTGGCCACCTCATACTGTGAAAACCGCCTGAAGCGTCTGTGTCAGCAGATCATCAAGAGGGGAATCACTGTGGACAACGCCTTCAccctgctgtctgctgccatACGATATGACGCGGAG GACCTggaagtgttttgtttcaggttTTGTGTAAACCATCTGACTCAGGTGACTCAGACTGGAGCCTTCTGGCAGGTGGATGGAGCGATGCTCAAGGAGTTTATCTGCAGAGCTAGCCGCTGTGGAGCCTTCAAGAACTGA
- the rcbtb1 gene encoding RCC1 and BTB domain-containing protein 1 isoform X2 has product MVDVSKWPLFSLLSTEELATIRQACVFGTSANEAIYITHSNEVFAFGLNTSSCLGTGDSLSTIVPKKLDFLRGKKVVSLSYGSGPHVLLATDDGQMFAWGHNGYSQVGNGTTNQGLSPVLVTANLQNKKVREVACGSHHSMALTHDGEVFAWGYNNCGQIGSGSTANQPYPRKVTGCLQGKTSVGITCGQTSSMAVIENGEVYGWGYNGNGQLGIGNNGNQLTPCRLAGLQGLCIQQIVSGYGHCLALTDEGLLYAWGANTYGQLGTGNKSNHLSPVQIMADKERVVEVAACHSTHTSAAKTQSGQVYMWGQCRGQSIVIPHLTHFTNTDDVFACFATPSVMWRLMSVEPDDFLTVAEALRKEFDSPETADLKFSVDSKYIHVHKAVLKIRCEHFRSMFRSQWTEDQQEVIEIGQFSYPVYRSFLQFLYTDTVDLPPEDAIGLLDLATSYCENRLKRLCQQIIKRGITVDNAFTLLSAAIRYDAEDLEVFCFRFCVNHLTQVTQTGAFWQVDGAMLKEFICRASRCGAFKN; this is encoded by the exons ATGGTGGACGTCAGCAAGTGGCCCTTGTTCTCTCTGCTGAGCACTGAGGAACTGGCCACAATCCGACAGGCCTGTGTCTTTGGAACGTCCGCTAACGAAGCCATCTACATCACACATAGCAATGAG GTATTTGCGTTTGGGTTGAACACCAGTAGCTGCCTCGGCACAGGAGACAGTCTGAGCACCATTGTGCCAAAGAAACTGGACTTCCTGCGGGGGAAAAAGGTCGTCAGTCTGAGCTACGGCAGCGGGCCCCATGTCCTATTGGCTACTGATG ATGGACAGATGTTTGCTTGGGGGCACAATGGCTACAGTCAGGTTGGGAATGGCACTACCAATCAGGGACTGTCCCCGGTGCTGGTCACCGCTAACCTACAGAACAAGAAAGTGAGAGAAGTGGCGTGTGGCTCGCACCACTCCATGGCCCTCACTCACGACGGAGAG GTCTTTGCATGGGGTTATAATAACTGTGGCCAGATTGGTTCAGGCTCGACGGCCAACCAGCCCTACCCCAGGAAAGTCACCGGCTGCCTGCAGGGTAAGACTTCAGTGGGCATCACATGTGGACAGACCTCCTCTATGGCTGTGATCGAGAACGGAGAG gTTTATGGCTGGGGCTATAATGGTAACGGTCAGCTGGGTATTGGTAACAATGGAAACCAGCTGACACCCTGCCGCCTCGCTGGACTCCAAGGGCTGTGCATTCAACAG ATTGTATCCGGCTATGGCCACTGCCTGGCACTAACCGACGAGGGGCTGTTGTACGCCTGGGGAGCAAACACCTACGGCCAGCTGGGAACTGGCAACAAGAGCAACCACCTCAGCCCCGTTCAGATCATGGCTGACAAAGAGAG GGTTGTAGAGGTTGCAGCTTGCCATTCAACACACACTTCTGCAGCCAAGACCCAAAGTGGGCAG GTGTATATGTGGGGTCAGTGCAGGGGTCAGTCCATCGTCATTCCACACCTCACGCACTTTACCAACACCGACGATGTCTTCGCCTGCTTCGCCACGCCCTCCGTCATGTGGAGGCTCATGTCtgtgg AGCCCGATGACTTCCTGACTGTGGCGGAGGCTCTGAGGAAGGAGTTCGACAGTCCAGAAACTGCTGACCTGAAATTCAGCGTTGACAGCAAATACATTCACGTGCACAAAGCTGTGCTGAAGATCAG GTGTGAACATTTCCGGTCCATGTTTCGCTCCCAGTGGACAGAGGACCAGCAGGAGGTGATCGAGATCGGCCAGTTCTCGTACCCTGTCTACAGGTCCTTCCTGCAGTTTCTCTACACAGACACTGTTGACCTTCCACCGGAAGACGCCATTG GCCTGCTGGACCTGGCCACCTCATACTGTGAAAACCGCCTGAAGCGTCTGTGTCAGCAGATCATCAAGAGGGGAATCACTGTGGACAACGCCTTCAccctgctgtctgctgccatACGATATGACGCGGAG GACCTggaagtgttttgtttcaggttTTGTGTAAACCATCTGACTCAGGTGACTCAGACTGGAGCCTTCTGGCAGGTGGATGGAGCGATGCTCAAGGAGTTTATCTGCAGAGCTAGCCGCTGTGGAGCCTTCAAGAACTGA
- the rcbtb1 gene encoding RCC1 and BTB domain-containing protein 1 isoform X1, translating to MERCFSVSRDDSAPCSPPPPASSSPPSPRVLPSPRHPPPVPPTSPPPALTPPARRGRLSFSGAMVDVSKWPLFSLLSTEELATIRQACVFGTSANEAIYITHSNEVFAFGLNTSSCLGTGDSLSTIVPKKLDFLRGKKVVSLSYGSGPHVLLATDDGQMFAWGHNGYSQVGNGTTNQGLSPVLVTANLQNKKVREVACGSHHSMALTHDGEVFAWGYNNCGQIGSGSTANQPYPRKVTGCLQGKTSVGITCGQTSSMAVIENGEVYGWGYNGNGQLGIGNNGNQLTPCRLAGLQGLCIQQIVSGYGHCLALTDEGLLYAWGANTYGQLGTGNKSNHLSPVQIMADKERVVEVAACHSTHTSAAKTQSGQVYMWGQCRGQSIVIPHLTHFTNTDDVFACFATPSVMWRLMSVEPDDFLTVAEALRKEFDSPETADLKFSVDSKYIHVHKAVLKIRCEHFRSMFRSQWTEDQQEVIEIGQFSYPVYRSFLQFLYTDTVDLPPEDAIGLLDLATSYCENRLKRLCQQIIKRGITVDNAFTLLSAAIRYDAEDLEVFCFRFCVNHLTQVTQTGAFWQVDGAMLKEFICRASRCGAFKN from the exons ATGGAGCGATGCTTTAG tgtcAGCAGGGATGATTCTGCTCCCTGCTCCCCACCACCTCCAGCATcgtcttcccctccctctcctcgcGTCCTCCCGTCTCCTCGTCACCCCCCTCCTGTCCCTCCCACCTCACCCCCGCCAGCCCTGACTCCTCCTGCCCGGCGGGGAAGGCTGAGTTTCTCCGGAGCCATGGTGGACGTCAGCAAGTGGCCCTTGTTCTCTCTGCTGAGCACTGAGGAACTGGCCACAATCCGACAGGCCTGTGTCTTTGGAACGTCCGCTAACGAAGCCATCTACATCACACATAGCAATGAG GTATTTGCGTTTGGGTTGAACACCAGTAGCTGCCTCGGCACAGGAGACAGTCTGAGCACCATTGTGCCAAAGAAACTGGACTTCCTGCGGGGGAAAAAGGTCGTCAGTCTGAGCTACGGCAGCGGGCCCCATGTCCTATTGGCTACTGATG ATGGACAGATGTTTGCTTGGGGGCACAATGGCTACAGTCAGGTTGGGAATGGCACTACCAATCAGGGACTGTCCCCGGTGCTGGTCACCGCTAACCTACAGAACAAGAAAGTGAGAGAAGTGGCGTGTGGCTCGCACCACTCCATGGCCCTCACTCACGACGGAGAG GTCTTTGCATGGGGTTATAATAACTGTGGCCAGATTGGTTCAGGCTCGACGGCCAACCAGCCCTACCCCAGGAAAGTCACCGGCTGCCTGCAGGGTAAGACTTCAGTGGGCATCACATGTGGACAGACCTCCTCTATGGCTGTGATCGAGAACGGAGAG gTTTATGGCTGGGGCTATAATGGTAACGGTCAGCTGGGTATTGGTAACAATGGAAACCAGCTGACACCCTGCCGCCTCGCTGGACTCCAAGGGCTGTGCATTCAACAG ATTGTATCCGGCTATGGCCACTGCCTGGCACTAACCGACGAGGGGCTGTTGTACGCCTGGGGAGCAAACACCTACGGCCAGCTGGGAACTGGCAACAAGAGCAACCACCTCAGCCCCGTTCAGATCATGGCTGACAAAGAGAG GGTTGTAGAGGTTGCAGCTTGCCATTCAACACACACTTCTGCAGCCAAGACCCAAAGTGGGCAG GTGTATATGTGGGGTCAGTGCAGGGGTCAGTCCATCGTCATTCCACACCTCACGCACTTTACCAACACCGACGATGTCTTCGCCTGCTTCGCCACGCCCTCCGTCATGTGGAGGCTCATGTCtgtgg AGCCCGATGACTTCCTGACTGTGGCGGAGGCTCTGAGGAAGGAGTTCGACAGTCCAGAAACTGCTGACCTGAAATTCAGCGTTGACAGCAAATACATTCACGTGCACAAAGCTGTGCTGAAGATCAG GTGTGAACATTTCCGGTCCATGTTTCGCTCCCAGTGGACAGAGGACCAGCAGGAGGTGATCGAGATCGGCCAGTTCTCGTACCCTGTCTACAGGTCCTTCCTGCAGTTTCTCTACACAGACACTGTTGACCTTCCACCGGAAGACGCCATTG GCCTGCTGGACCTGGCCACCTCATACTGTGAAAACCGCCTGAAGCGTCTGTGTCAGCAGATCATCAAGAGGGGAATCACTGTGGACAACGCCTTCAccctgctgtctgctgccatACGATATGACGCGGAG GACCTggaagtgttttgtttcaggttTTGTGTAAACCATCTGACTCAGGTGACTCAGACTGGAGCCTTCTGGCAGGTGGATGGAGCGATGCTCAAGGAGTTTATCTGCAGAGCTAGCCGCTGTGGAGCCTTCAAGAACTGA